The Dyadobacter sp. 676 DNA window GTAGACGTGCCGTCCTGGGCCATGCTCCACGCGGGGGCCAGCAGGCCCGACAGGAGCAGAATGGATTTTAGGGTTTTCTTCATTCACGTTGAGTTAGTTCTTCGAGAGGGGTGTTACGATGCCTTTGGGCGCGGGTATCCGGTAAAAGGGCCTGCTGCTAGAAGTTGACGATCCGGTAATAGCAGGCTTTCGGTGTCATGTTCTCATCAAACAGGTACGGATAATTTTTCTTATTCAGCATTTCGGTGAGATAATTGTCCTTGTCGTAAGGGCTCCAGAGCGTAATACCGGTCACTTTGCCTTTCATTTTCCGACAGGTGCGGAAAATGATATCGAACACGTCGCCCTGTTCGCGCTGAACTTCCCTGGTGTATCGATCGCTCATGCCCTGTATTTCAGTAGCCGCCAGAACGCGGCCATTACCAACCTTGTTTTCTCTTTTGGGATAAATGGACACGTCCAGCTCGGTAATCTGTACTTCCAGGCCGATGGACGCGAACATGTCGATAGTTTCCTGCAAATAGCCTTCGTTGATCCCCTCCACACCGTAATGGCTCTGCATGCCGATGCCGTCAATCGGAATACCCATTTCCTTTTTGGCTTTCAGGTATTTAAAAATGCGGTTACGGCGATCGGGGTCCTCGAAGCCGTTGTCGTTGTAAAACAGCTTGGCGTTCGGATCGGCTTTACGGGCCGCGACGAACGCACGTTCGATGTACTCGCTGCCGATCATATCGTAAATCTTGGCCCTTTTGGGTGTGGCGGGCGCATTACCAAAGAACTGGTAGGCTTCGTTCACCACGTCCCAGCAGTACACTTTGCCCTTGTAGCGGTTCAT harbors:
- a CDS encoding endo-1,4-beta-xylanase; its protein translation is MRLIVLCLVMTVFCGVISLTTWTDVPDNSSVAHEYSTTAAARQEAAARADADEKPLREAYKDYFPIGTAVSPSMITDAKRARFIATQYSSITPMNGMKARYIHPEEKTYSWAEADQAVEFAEKNNMKVRGHTLIWFQKMPDWFFMDGSDYASKEKIMRRIDEHITTVMNRYKGKVYCWDVVNEAYQFFGNAPATPKRAKIYDMIGSEYIERAFVAARKADPNAKLFYNDNGFEDPDRRNRIFKYLKAKKEMGIPIDGIGMQSHYGVEGINEGYLQETIDMFASIGLEVQITELDVSIYPKRENKVGNGRVLAATEIQGMSDRYTREVQREQGDVFDIIFRTCRKMKGKVTGITLWSPYDKDNYLTEMLNKKNYPYLFDENMTPKACYYRIVNF